One window of Hoplias malabaricus isolate fHopMal1 chromosome 16, fHopMal1.hap1, whole genome shotgun sequence genomic DNA carries:
- the zfand6 gene encoding AN1-type zinc finger protein 6 isoform X4 encodes MAQETNQTQAPLLCAMGCGFYGNPRTNSMCSVCYKDFLQRQNSSGRVSDSVSECLSALEESLSTQSTAASSASALEQNSCQSIVKAAVEPPVEKAQDELKTEVAAAPGSDASVLSPSGESEKSKPRRNRCFTCHKKVGLTGFDCRCGNIFCGTHRYSDVHSCTFDYKSEAAEKIRKENPVIAGEKIAKI; translated from the exons ATGGCTCAGGAGACCAACCAAACCCAGGCTCCGCTGCTTTGTGCCATGGGCTGCGGCTTTTATGGCAATCCTCGAACCAACAGCATGTGCTCCGTCTGCTACAAAGACTTCTTACAGAGACAGAACTCCAGCGGCAGGGTCAGCGACTCGG TGTCAGAGTGTTTAAGTGCCTTAGAAGAGTCCCTCTCAACGCAGTCCACCGCGGCCTCGTCCGCATCAGCACTCGAACAAAACAG TTGTCAAAGCATCGTGAAGGCAGCAGTAGAACCGCCAGTGGAGAAGGCTCAGGACGAGCTGAAAACAGAAGTAGCAGCAG CCCCTGGATCAGACGCCTCAGTGCTGTCCCCCAGCGGTGAATCAGAGAAGTCCAAACCCAGAAGGAACCGCTGCTTCACCTGCCACAAGAAAGTGGGCCTCACGG GTTTTGACTGCCGCTGTGGGAATATCTTTTGTGGAACCCATCGATACTCCGACGTTCACAGCTGCACCTTCGACTACAAGAGTGAAGCCGCTGAGAAGATCAGGAAAGAAAACCCAGTCATCGCTGGAGAAAAAATCGCCAAGATTTAA
- the zfand6 gene encoding AN1-type zinc finger protein 6 isoform X1: MAQETNQTQAPLLCAMGCGFYGNPRTNSMCSVCYKDFLQRQNSSGRVSDSGTVSSSQHELQLDRERSVSECLSALEESLSTQSTAASSASALEQNSCQSIVKAAVEPPVEKAQDELKTEVAAGSAESVKDRARRGKRKLNEMLHPGGEDAPGSDASVLSPSGESEKSKPRRNRCFTCHKKVGLTGFDCRCGNIFCGTHRYSDVHSCTFDYKSEAAEKIRKENPVIAGEKIAKI, encoded by the exons ATGGCTCAGGAGACCAACCAAACCCAGGCTCCGCTGCTTTGTGCCATGGGCTGCGGCTTTTATGGCAATCCTCGAACCAACAGCATGTGCTCCGTCTGCTACAAAGACTTCTTACAGAGACAGAACTCCAGCGGCAGGGTCAGCGACTCGGGTACGGTATCATCCTCACAGCATGAGCTCCAACTTGATCGGGAACGTTCGG TGTCAGAGTGTTTAAGTGCCTTAGAAGAGTCCCTCTCAACGCAGTCCACCGCGGCCTCGTCCGCATCAGCACTCGAACAAAACAG TTGTCAAAGCATCGTGAAGGCAGCAGTAGAACCGCCAGTGGAGAAGGCTCAGGACGAGCTGAAAACAGAAGTAGCAGCAG GGTCAGCAGAGTCAGTGAAGGACAGAGCTAGGAGAGGAAAGAGGAAGCTGAATGAGATGCTGCATCCAGGTGGAGAAGATG CCCCTGGATCAGACGCCTCAGTGCTGTCCCCCAGCGGTGAATCAGAGAAGTCCAAACCCAGAAGGAACCGCTGCTTCACCTGCCACAAGAAAGTGGGCCTCACGG GTTTTGACTGCCGCTGTGGGAATATCTTTTGTGGAACCCATCGATACTCCGACGTTCACAGCTGCACCTTCGACTACAAGAGTGAAGCCGCTGAGAAGATCAGGAAAGAAAACCCAGTCATCGCTGGAGAAAAAATCGCCAAGATTTAA
- the zfand6 gene encoding AN1-type zinc finger protein 6 isoform X3, whose product MAQETNQTQAPLLCAMGCGFYGNPRTNSMCSVCYKDFLQRQNSSGRVSDSGTVSSSQHELQLDRERSVSECLSALEESLSTQSTAASSASALEQNSCQSIVKAAVEPPVEKAQDELKTEVAAAPGSDASVLSPSGESEKSKPRRNRCFTCHKKVGLTGFDCRCGNIFCGTHRYSDVHSCTFDYKSEAAEKIRKENPVIAGEKIAKI is encoded by the exons ATGGCTCAGGAGACCAACCAAACCCAGGCTCCGCTGCTTTGTGCCATGGGCTGCGGCTTTTATGGCAATCCTCGAACCAACAGCATGTGCTCCGTCTGCTACAAAGACTTCTTACAGAGACAGAACTCCAGCGGCAGGGTCAGCGACTCGGGTACGGTATCATCCTCACAGCATGAGCTCCAACTTGATCGGGAACGTTCGG TGTCAGAGTGTTTAAGTGCCTTAGAAGAGTCCCTCTCAACGCAGTCCACCGCGGCCTCGTCCGCATCAGCACTCGAACAAAACAG TTGTCAAAGCATCGTGAAGGCAGCAGTAGAACCGCCAGTGGAGAAGGCTCAGGACGAGCTGAAAACAGAAGTAGCAGCAG CCCCTGGATCAGACGCCTCAGTGCTGTCCCCCAGCGGTGAATCAGAGAAGTCCAAACCCAGAAGGAACCGCTGCTTCACCTGCCACAAGAAAGTGGGCCTCACGG GTTTTGACTGCCGCTGTGGGAATATCTTTTGTGGAACCCATCGATACTCCGACGTTCACAGCTGCACCTTCGACTACAAGAGTGAAGCCGCTGAGAAGATCAGGAAAGAAAACCCAGTCATCGCTGGAGAAAAAATCGCCAAGATTTAA
- the zfand6 gene encoding AN1-type zinc finger protein 6 isoform X2 produces the protein MAQETNQTQAPLLCAMGCGFYGNPRTNSMCSVCYKDFLQRQNSSGRVSDSVSECLSALEESLSTQSTAASSASALEQNSCQSIVKAAVEPPVEKAQDELKTEVAAGSAESVKDRARRGKRKLNEMLHPGGEDAPGSDASVLSPSGESEKSKPRRNRCFTCHKKVGLTGFDCRCGNIFCGTHRYSDVHSCTFDYKSEAAEKIRKENPVIAGEKIAKI, from the exons ATGGCTCAGGAGACCAACCAAACCCAGGCTCCGCTGCTTTGTGCCATGGGCTGCGGCTTTTATGGCAATCCTCGAACCAACAGCATGTGCTCCGTCTGCTACAAAGACTTCTTACAGAGACAGAACTCCAGCGGCAGGGTCAGCGACTCGG TGTCAGAGTGTTTAAGTGCCTTAGAAGAGTCCCTCTCAACGCAGTCCACCGCGGCCTCGTCCGCATCAGCACTCGAACAAAACAG TTGTCAAAGCATCGTGAAGGCAGCAGTAGAACCGCCAGTGGAGAAGGCTCAGGACGAGCTGAAAACAGAAGTAGCAGCAG GGTCAGCAGAGTCAGTGAAGGACAGAGCTAGGAGAGGAAAGAGGAAGCTGAATGAGATGCTGCATCCAGGTGGAGAAGATG CCCCTGGATCAGACGCCTCAGTGCTGTCCCCCAGCGGTGAATCAGAGAAGTCCAAACCCAGAAGGAACCGCTGCTTCACCTGCCACAAGAAAGTGGGCCTCACGG GTTTTGACTGCCGCTGTGGGAATATCTTTTGTGGAACCCATCGATACTCCGACGTTCACAGCTGCACCTTCGACTACAAGAGTGAAGCCGCTGAGAAGATCAGGAAAGAAAACCCAGTCATCGCTGGAGAAAAAATCGCCAAGATTTAA